The Dehalobacter sp. DCM sequence TAGCCGAGTGGTTAAGAACCGGAATACGGCGCTTATCTTGACCCTGTTCCTTGGCGGGCTTGGTGCTCAAAGATATTACTTAGGGCAAATTGCGCTCGGCGTTGTTTCAACTTTATTTTGCTGGACGTTTATACCTTTAATCATCTCCATAATTGATCTATTCTTAATAAGAGGACGCGTTGATCATTATAACGAGAAAAAAGCGCATGAAATTGCCGGTAAATTAAGATCATTTACCGCCGCATAAAAACGCCATAAATAAGCGAAAAAAACGCCTTCGAGAATGCCCTACAATCGCTTAAAAACTTGTCCTAGGGGTATTAGTACCCTTGGAAAATAAGAAAAACCCCCGCGTTAAGCAGGGGTAATTTTTTATTCACTTATCTCTGGTTTTACTTCTTCATCAGACAGCAGATTCTTTAATTTTTCCAAGAATGAATCAATATCAATTTGAGTAACGGCGGAAGCATCAATTTTCCCCTCTGTAAAGATATATACGATACCCGGAACAAGAATTAATAGAATACTCGACACCATCTCAATTGTATTATCAGCGACACCAAACACACCGAGGATCCCGGTTATTATCGTAATAATGGCGATCCAGAATTTCCGTGATGTTAATTTCTCTTTCATGCTATTTCATTCCTTTCAAAATTCCCTGTGCTATGGCATTGGCAAACATCGTGTCACCTTCGCCGCTCATCATTAGCCTTTCCTCTGTTGGATTTGTGACAAAGGCCATTTCAACGAGCACAGCCGGTGCATCGGTTTTCCTAAGCACAAAAAAGTTAGCGTATTTTACGCCTCTATCTGTCAGACCGGTTGCTTTAACTAATTCAGATTGGATTGACTGA is a genomic window containing:
- a CDS encoding TM2 domain-containing protein, giving the protein MYDPIYLLKDMNDSQRMMFQSEYSRVVKNRNTALILTLFLGGLGAQRYYLGQIALGVVSTLFCWTFIPLIISIIDLFLIRGRVDHYNEKKAHEIAGKLRSFTAA